One window of Hylemonella gracilis genomic DNA carries:
- a CDS encoding tripartite tricarboxylate transporter substrate binding protein — protein sequence MPARRHVLRRGLAFTTALAAPALVSPWARAQDRFPSRPLTLITPWPTGGSSDAVMRAFAEAASRTLGATVVIDNKPGAGGTLGAAAMLNSRPDGYTLTQLPLGVYRFPHMQKTAFHPVHDLTHIICLTGYTFGLAARPDAPYRTLQEMVAYARAHPGQVNYGHTGTGTTPHLAIEEFAGKAGITLQDIPYKGSAEILQAILGGHIPLMSGTAEFAPHVFAGRLRLLATLGSRRNKAFPDVPTVKESGWDTVSESPFGIGGPKGMDPALVRLLHDAFKKTLDDPRVLETLDKFYMPVVYMGTVDYQAYAERTYLAEKTTIDRLRAAGKI from the coding sequence GTGCCGGCTCGCCGTCATGTCCTGCGGCGCGGGCTGGCCTTCACCACGGCCCTGGCGGCGCCGGCCCTGGTCAGTCCCTGGGCGCGGGCGCAGGACAGGTTCCCGAGCCGCCCCCTTACCCTGATCACCCCTTGGCCTACCGGTGGCAGCAGCGATGCCGTGATGCGTGCATTCGCCGAGGCCGCCAGCCGGACGCTGGGCGCCACGGTGGTCATCGACAACAAGCCCGGCGCGGGCGGCACCTTGGGCGCGGCGGCCATGTTGAACAGCCGGCCCGACGGCTACACGCTCACGCAATTGCCCTTGGGTGTCTACCGTTTTCCTCACATGCAGAAAACGGCTTTCCATCCAGTCCATGACCTGACGCACATCATTTGCCTCACAGGCTACACCTTCGGCCTGGCCGCGCGCCCCGACGCTCCGTACCGCACGCTGCAGGAAATGGTGGCTTATGCGCGCGCCCATCCCGGTCAGGTCAACTACGGACACACCGGCACGGGCACCACGCCGCATCTGGCGATCGAGGAGTTCGCGGGCAAGGCGGGCATCACGCTGCAGGACATTCCGTACAAGGGCTCGGCGGAGATCCTGCAGGCCATCCTGGGTGGGCACATTCCGCTGATGAGCGGCACGGCCGAGTTCGCCCCGCACGTGTTCGCGGGCCGCCTGCGTTTGCTGGCCACGTTGGGCAGCCGACGCAACAAGGCCTTCCCGGACGTGCCGACGGTCAAGGAAAGCGGCTGGGACACGGTGAGCGAATCGCCTTTCGGCATCGGGGGCCCCAAGGGCATGGACCCGGCTCTGGTGCGGCTGCTCCACGATGCCTTCAAGAAGACCTTGGACGACCCACGCGTGCTGGAGACCCTGGACAAGTTCTACATGCCGGTGGTCTACATGGGGACGGTGGACTACCAGGCCTATGCCGAACGCACCTACCTGGCCGAAAAGACCACCATCGATCGCTTGCGCGCCGCAGGGAAAATCTGA
- a CDS encoding CaiB/BaiF CoA transferase family protein, with protein MSDKTALGHIKVLDLSRVLAGPWCTQMLADLGADVIKVEKPGEGDDTRQWGPPFVRDAQGQATTQSTYFLACNRNKRSLTLDIATPEGQALIRQMAARSDVLVENFKVGGLKKYGLDYDSLKAINPRLIYCSITGFGQDGPYAQRAGYDLMIQAMSGMMSITGRPDGEVGGGPLRVGVAITDLFTGLYAANAILAALTVRDNAKTGTGRGQHIDMALLDVGMAVLANQATAYLNTGEIPQRQGNSHPSLAPYQDFPTADGAMLLAIGNDGQFQRFCVAAGQPDWANDPRYASNTLRVRHREVLIPLLSALTRTRRTADWVALLGDQAVPCGPINDIGAAFADAQVQARGLRLSQSCSPAARTQLQVDAFHTVASPLRLAATPPVLRNAPPLLGEHTDQVLAELGLEAARIAALRQAGVV; from the coding sequence ATGAGTGACAAGACCGCCTTAGGGCACATCAAGGTCCTGGACCTGTCCCGCGTGCTCGCGGGGCCGTGGTGCACGCAGATGCTGGCCGATCTGGGCGCGGACGTGATCAAGGTCGAGAAACCCGGTGAGGGGGATGACACGCGCCAGTGGGGGCCGCCCTTCGTGCGCGACGCGCAGGGCCAGGCCACCACGCAGTCCACCTACTTCCTGGCCTGCAACCGCAACAAGCGCTCCCTCACCCTCGACATCGCCACGCCCGAGGGCCAGGCGCTGATTCGTCAGATGGCCGCGCGGAGCGACGTGCTGGTCGAGAACTTCAAGGTCGGGGGGCTGAAGAAATACGGGCTGGACTACGACAGCCTGAAGGCCATCAACCCCCGCCTGATTTACTGCTCGATCACTGGCTTTGGCCAGGATGGTCCGTACGCGCAGCGTGCCGGGTACGACCTGATGATCCAGGCCATGAGCGGCATGATGAGCATCACTGGCCGACCCGATGGCGAGGTGGGCGGCGGACCGCTGCGCGTGGGGGTGGCCATCACCGACCTCTTCACCGGCCTCTACGCGGCCAATGCCATCCTCGCCGCCCTGACCGTGCGCGACAACGCCAAAACGGGCACAGGCCGGGGCCAGCACATCGACATGGCCCTGCTGGACGTGGGCATGGCCGTGCTGGCCAACCAGGCCACGGCCTACCTCAACACCGGCGAGATCCCCCAACGCCAGGGCAACAGCCACCCCAGCCTGGCGCCGTACCAGGACTTTCCGACCGCGGACGGCGCCATGCTGCTGGCCATCGGCAACGACGGGCAGTTCCAACGCTTCTGTGTCGCGGCAGGCCAGCCTGACTGGGCGAACGACCCTCGTTACGCGAGCAACACCTTGCGCGTGCGGCACCGCGAAGTCTTGATTCCGCTGTTGAGCGCGTTGACGCGCACGCGCCGTACCGCGGATTGGGTGGCACTGCTGGGTGACCAGGCCGTGCCCTGTGGGCCAATCAACGACATCGGCGCGGCCTTCGCCGACGCGCAGGTGCAAGCGCGTGGCCTGCGGTTGAGCCAGTCTTGCAGCCCGGCCGCCCGCACGCAACTGCAGGTGGACGCCTTTCACACCGTGGCCAGCCCCTTGCGTCTGGCGGCCACGCCGCCAGTGCTGCGCAATGCGCCGCCCTTGCTGGGCGAACACACGGACCAGGTGCTGGCCGAGCTGGGGCTAGAGGCCGCGCGCATCGCGGCTTTGCGGCAGGCTGGCGTGGTCTGA
- a CDS encoding LysR substrate-binding domain-containing protein, with the protein MRRKLPSTQALACFEAAARHQSYTRAAQELALTQSAVSRQIMALEDFLGLALFTRNRHGVGLTAQGAAYARQVAQRLAALERDTLDAMAQQGDGARGGVIALAAVATFATRWLIPRLPTLTQAHPDMVVHIETRTRPFLFSDQEFDAALYAGTAEQMQRWAGTQATPLLPEEVLPVCSPALLLGAQTQRRSGQARLGLSAAQIADLPLLQQSTRPTAWRQWFEAQGVDAPRAMAGPRYELFSMTAMAAARGLGLALVPSMLIEEELARGELVVACPRPLKSGRSYYYVTPEPEQDGAERAAVGQLRHWLLAQAQGGPPTTAPR; encoded by the coding sequence ATGCGCCGCAAGTTGCCCTCCACCCAGGCCTTGGCCTGTTTCGAAGCCGCGGCTCGGCACCAGAGCTACACGCGCGCGGCGCAAGAACTGGCCCTGACGCAGAGCGCGGTGTCGCGCCAGATCATGGCGCTGGAAGACTTCCTGGGCTTGGCCCTCTTCACGCGCAACCGCCATGGCGTCGGGCTCACGGCCCAGGGCGCGGCCTACGCGCGCCAGGTCGCGCAGCGGCTGGCCGCGCTGGAACGTGACACCCTGGACGCGATGGCACAACAAGGCGATGGCGCCCGCGGTGGCGTGATCGCCCTCGCCGCCGTGGCCACCTTCGCAACGCGCTGGCTGATCCCGCGCCTGCCCACCCTCACCCAGGCCCACCCAGACATGGTGGTGCACATCGAAACACGCACCCGGCCCTTTCTGTTCTCCGACCAGGAATTCGACGCCGCGCTCTACGCCGGCACGGCGGAGCAGATGCAGCGCTGGGCCGGCACGCAGGCCACACCCCTGCTGCCGGAGGAAGTGCTGCCGGTGTGCAGCCCCGCGCTGCTGCTCGGTGCGCAGACACAGCGTCGATCCGGACAGGCCAGGCTCGGCCTGTCCGCGGCCCAAATCGCGGACCTGCCCCTGCTGCAGCAAAGCACGCGGCCCACGGCCTGGCGCCAATGGTTCGAGGCCCAGGGCGTGGACGCACCGCGCGCCATGGCCGGACCGCGCTACGAGCTGTTTTCGATGACGGCCATGGCGGCGGCACGTGGACTGGGCCTGGCCCTGGTGCCGAGCATGCTGATCGAGGAGGAGTTGGCCCGGGGCGAGCTCGTCGTCGCCTGCCCGCGCCCCTTGAAGAGCGGGCGCAGCTATTACTACGTCACGCCCGAGCCGGAGCAGGACGGCGCGGAACGCGCCGCAGTCGGCCAGCTGCGCCACTGGCTACTCGCGCAGGCACAGGGCGGCCCGCCGACCACCGCGCCGCGCTGA
- a CDS encoding methyl-accepting chemotaxis protein, with the protein MTFSNLRIGARLAMAFGILLFITLAVALLGIWRLDTLKNTSEEIATVEMQRALLAQGWSAQTTINWIRASAALKTKDAAYQEQLGKDMAATSKSISEDQKELVALITDDKGKALMEAVAANRKVYIDARAALIKRQQAGEDIMSAVDKDLLPLATAYLKSLDDVAEHARALLLQTQGEAHVMAQRSQLGQSIGVALAVLIGVLLAVAVTRSIVRPVQDAVTLTQHIADGNLTARLESNAKDEIGQLLRALDTMSDHLRRVVTEVRMGVESVNSAAGEIAKGSADLSARTEQTAANLEETAASMEELTSTITQSADTAVQANQLAGSAAGAAQNGGAIVEQAIVSMGQITESSKKISDIIGVIDGIAFQTNILALNAAVEAARAGEQGRGFAVVAGEVRALAGRSAEAAKEIKTLISNSVQAVDEGSRQVTQAGQSMGDIVTSVKRVSDLIGEISTAAAEQRDGINQVNQAVGNLDQMTQQNAALVEESSAAAETMRDQAQRLASVVAVFNVGDAVTMPSQMPTPSHAARVSSPSARVTPASRPLSQTAAKTGKAAALASASSAAASPEAASPKADAPKATPTKRLQAATPKPADDGDWDEF; encoded by the coding sequence ATGACGTTCTCCAATCTGAGAATCGGCGCACGCTTGGCCATGGCCTTCGGCATCCTGCTGTTCATCACTCTGGCGGTGGCGCTGCTGGGCATCTGGCGACTGGACACGCTCAAGAACACCAGCGAGGAAATTGCCACGGTCGAGATGCAACGCGCCCTGCTGGCGCAGGGCTGGAGCGCGCAGACGACCATCAACTGGATCCGGGCCTCGGCCGCGCTCAAGACCAAGGACGCGGCCTACCAGGAACAGCTGGGCAAGGACATGGCGGCCACCTCCAAGTCCATCAGCGAGGACCAGAAGGAACTGGTGGCCTTGATCACCGACGACAAGGGCAAAGCCTTGATGGAGGCGGTGGCCGCCAACCGCAAGGTCTACATCGACGCACGTGCGGCCCTCATCAAACGTCAGCAGGCGGGAGAAGACATCATGAGCGCGGTGGACAAGGATCTGCTGCCACTGGCAACCGCCTACCTCAAGTCGCTGGACGACGTGGCCGAACACGCACGCGCCCTGTTGCTGCAAACGCAAGGCGAGGCGCATGTGATGGCCCAACGCAGCCAGCTCGGACAGAGCATCGGCGTGGCCCTGGCGGTGCTGATCGGCGTGCTGCTGGCGGTGGCCGTCACCCGCTCCATCGTTCGACCGGTGCAGGACGCGGTGACCCTCACGCAGCACATCGCCGACGGCAACCTGACCGCGCGGCTTGAATCCAACGCCAAGGATGAGATCGGTCAATTGCTGCGCGCGCTGGACACCATGTCCGACCACTTGCGCCGCGTGGTGACTGAGGTGCGCATGGGCGTGGAGTCCGTCAACTCGGCGGCGGGCGAGATCGCCAAGGGCAGCGCCGACCTGTCGGCCCGTACGGAACAGACGGCGGCCAATCTGGAGGAGACTGCGGCCAGCATGGAGGAACTCACGAGCACCATCACGCAGTCGGCGGACACCGCGGTGCAGGCCAATCAGCTGGCCGGCAGCGCGGCCGGCGCCGCGCAGAACGGGGGCGCCATCGTCGAGCAGGCCATCGTCAGCATGGGGCAGATCACCGAGTCGTCCAAGAAGATCTCGGACATCATCGGCGTGATCGATGGCATCGCCTTCCAGACCAACATCCTGGCCTTGAATGCGGCGGTGGAAGCCGCGCGTGCAGGTGAACAAGGTCGCGGTTTCGCGGTGGTGGCGGGTGAGGTGCGGGCGCTGGCGGGCCGCAGCGCCGAGGCGGCCAAGGAGATCAAAACCTTGATCAGCAATTCCGTGCAGGCCGTGGACGAAGGCTCGCGCCAGGTGACCCAGGCCGGTCAGAGCATGGGCGACATCGTCACCAGCGTGAAGCGTGTCTCCGACCTGATCGGCGAGATCAGCACGGCAGCTGCCGAGCAGCGCGACGGCATCAACCAGGTCAACCAGGCTGTGGGCAATCTTGACCAGATGACCCAGCAGAACGCCGCCTTGGTGGAAGAATCGTCCGCGGCGGCGGAGACCATGCGCGACCAGGCGCAGCGCCTGGCCAGCGTGGTGGCGGTGTTCAATGTGGGGGATGCCGTGACCATGCCCAGCCAGATGCCGACGCCCTCGCATGCCGCCCGGGTGTCGTCGCCGTCCGCGCGCGTGACGCCGGCCTCGCGTCCCCTGTCCCAGACGGCGGCGAAGACCGGCAAGGCAGCGGCCTTGGCATCTGCGTCCTCCGCGGCGGCATCGCCGGAAGCTGCGTCACCCAAGGCTGATGCCCCCAAGGCGACGCCCACCAAGCGCCTGCAGGCGGCGACGCCCAAGCCCGCGGACGATGGCGACTGGGACGAGTTCTGA
- a CDS encoding SlyX family protein, with translation MQDDHARDPSEPAPHTPGHRLDELEIKASYAEDLLEQLNLAVYRQQQQIENLQGQIEHLRKQLPDRDPATGTAQRDTREERPPHY, from the coding sequence ATGCAAGACGACCACGCGCGCGACCCCTCCGAACCTGCCCCCCACACGCCGGGCCATCGCTTGGACGAGCTGGAGATCAAGGCCAGTTATGCCGAGGATCTGCTGGAACAGCTGAACTTGGCGGTCTACCGCCAGCAACAGCAGATTGAAAATCTGCAAGGGCAAATCGAGCATCTGCGCAAGCAGCTGCCCGACCGCGACCCTGCAACGGGCACGGCACAGCGTGACACCCGCGAGGAACGCCCGCCGCACTACTGA